One part of the Paenibacillus silvisoli genome encodes these proteins:
- the rpmB gene encoding 50S ribosomal protein L28, with translation MSRKCFITGKGPGVGNHVSHANNKTRRSWGVNVQKVRILVDGKPKRVYVSTRALKSGKVTRV, from the coding sequence ATGTCTCGCAAATGTTTCATTACGGGCAAAGGTCCGGGGGTAGGCAACCACGTTTCGCACGCTAACAACAAAACCCGCCGCTCTTGGGGCGTTAACGTTCAAAAAGTTAGAATCCTTGTTGACGGTAAACCAAAACGCGTTTATGTCAGCACTCGTGCTCTGAAATCCGGCAAAGTAACTCGTGTATAA
- a CDS encoding DAK2 domain-containing protein, with amino-acid sequence MVLSGAERLQRNVERINALNVFPVPDGDTGTNMNLTMTSGKRELQSKSSPAIGKVAEALSKGLLMGARGNSGVILSQLFRGFAKSIANQDQIDSVQFAAALQNGVDMAYKAVVKPVEGTILTVAKDTAKHAVSIAKRTTDFTDMMREVVTKSNESLSRTPDLLPVLKQVGVVDSGGQGLVCIYEGFLQALKENAGTADDGFGLTEAASPDLFSAATAKSPAPPVPRPKQAPASAQAQLATENIEFLYDMEFFINRKLGEKSGLRFDEALFKGMLSRDGDSILVIADDEIIKVHVHTRKPGDVLNYALPYGELTEIHILNMREQHRDLLHEESAELSSTSAAAGSASATAADELKETAIVEEAALGLAVPEVLTGTPASSISTEQAHEWAPFGIIAVGMGEGIASIFMDNNVDVVLSGGQSMNPSTEDFVTAIESLSAEHIYLLPNNGNIIMAAQQAADLCERSVTVIRTKNIPQGLAAVLAFKEDGTAEENAEAMNAAAGSVRSGQVTNAVRNTSIDGITIQEGDYIGIMEKSIVTASSSLQDTCRELLAKMLEDGGELVTILTGEQADAAETDAFVQWANETFSQAELEVHEGGQPLYPYLIAVE; translated from the coding sequence ATGGTACTGAGCGGAGCGGAACGTTTGCAACGAAATGTGGAGCGCATCAACGCGCTGAATGTGTTCCCGGTTCCGGACGGCGATACCGGGACGAATATGAATTTAACGATGACATCCGGCAAACGCGAGCTGCAAAGCAAATCCTCGCCCGCAATAGGCAAAGTTGCGGAAGCGCTTTCTAAAGGATTGCTGATGGGCGCTCGGGGCAATTCCGGGGTTATTTTGTCACAGTTATTTCGGGGGTTCGCAAAGAGCATTGCCAATCAGGATCAGATCGATTCGGTTCAGTTTGCGGCAGCTCTTCAAAACGGCGTCGACATGGCTTACAAGGCCGTCGTCAAGCCGGTAGAGGGTACGATTCTTACCGTAGCGAAGGATACGGCGAAGCATGCCGTATCGATTGCCAAGCGCACGACAGACTTTACAGATATGATGCGCGAGGTCGTTACGAAATCCAATGAGTCATTATCACGCACGCCGGATTTGCTGCCCGTGCTCAAACAGGTTGGCGTCGTCGATTCCGGCGGTCAAGGTCTCGTGTGCATATATGAAGGTTTTCTGCAAGCGTTGAAGGAGAACGCCGGCACGGCCGACGACGGCTTCGGCTTGACAGAAGCGGCTTCGCCAGACTTGTTCTCTGCTGCAACGGCCAAGTCGCCCGCACCGCCTGTCCCGCGTCCGAAACAGGCGCCGGCAAGCGCGCAAGCGCAATTGGCGACCGAGAACATCGAGTTTTTGTACGACATGGAATTTTTCATTAACCGGAAGCTTGGCGAGAAGAGCGGGCTGCGCTTCGACGAAGCGCTGTTCAAAGGCATGCTCAGCAGAGACGGCGATTCCATACTCGTCATTGCCGACGATGAAATCATTAAAGTTCATGTGCATACGCGCAAGCCCGGAGATGTGCTGAATTACGCGCTGCCTTACGGCGAATTGACGGAAATTCATATTTTGAACATGCGCGAGCAGCATCGGGATCTTCTTCATGAGGAATCCGCGGAGCTGAGCAGCACGAGCGCCGCGGCCGGTTCGGCTTCGGCAACGGCAGCCGATGAGTTAAAGGAAACGGCGATCGTGGAAGAAGCGGCGCTGGGCCTTGCCGTTCCCGAAGTGCTCACAGGCACGCCGGCATCGTCCATCTCCACCGAGCAAGCCCATGAGTGGGCGCCGTTCGGCATTATCGCCGTCGGGATGGGCGAAGGCATCGCATCGATTTTCATGGACAACAACGTCGATGTCGTATTGTCCGGCGGACAATCGATGAATCCGTCGACCGAGGACTTCGTGACCGCCATTGAATCGCTGTCGGCGGAGCATATTTACTTGCTGCCGAACAACGGCAACATCATTATGGCGGCTCAGCAGGCAGCGGATCTGTGCGAGCGCAGCGTCACCGTCATCCGGACGAAAAACATCCCGCAAGGACTTGCGGCGGTGCTCGCGTTCAAAGAGGACGGGACGGCCGAAGAGAACGCGGAAGCGATGAACGCGGCTGCCGGCTCGGTTCGCTCCGGGCAGGTAACGAATGCGGTCCGCAACACGTCGATCGACGGCATTACCATTCAAGAGGGCGACTATATCGGCATCATGGAGAAGTCGATCGTCACCGCTTCTTCCAGCTTGCAGGATACATGCCGCGAGCTGCTGGCGAAGATGCTCGAGGACGGCGGGGAGCTCGTCACGATTCTAACGGGCGAGCAAGCCGACGCCGCCGAAACCGATGCGTTCGTCCAGTGGGCGAACGAAACCTTCTCCCAAGCCGAGCTGGAGGTTCATGAGGGCGGACAGCCGCTTTATCCTTATCTGATAGCAGTGGAATAG
- the spoVM gene encoding stage V sporulation protein SpoVM → MKFYTIKLPKFLGGFVKAILNTFQKN, encoded by the coding sequence ATGAAATTTTACACGATCAAGCTGCCGAAGTTTTTGGGTGGCTTCGTGAAGGCGATTTTAAATACGTTCCAAAAAAATTAA
- a CDS encoding SOS response-associated peptidase, producing the protein MCGRYTITVTLEELMLRYWISSTNVPYHQPKYNVAPGQMIFAIVSDGTQNRLGELKWGLVPSWADSPKVGNKMLNARSETVWEKPAFKQLIRRKRCIIPADGFYEWRKDGGDKQPMRIVKRDRKLFSMAGLYDTWVSPAGIKLSTCTVLTTTPNELMEPIHDRMPVILNEGSEALWLDRTVQNYDQLNALLRPCPSELLEAYPVSKTVGSVANDDAACIAPL; encoded by the coding sequence ATGTGCGGACGATATACGATCACGGTAACGCTGGAAGAGCTTATGTTACGGTATTGGATTTCCTCCACGAATGTGCCTTACCATCAGCCCAAATATAATGTCGCGCCCGGCCAAATGATATTCGCCATCGTGAGCGACGGCACGCAAAACCGGCTCGGCGAGCTCAAATGGGGGCTTGTCCCGTCATGGGCCGACAGCCCGAAGGTCGGCAATAAGATGTTGAACGCGAGATCCGAGACGGTCTGGGAGAAGCCCGCCTTCAAACAGCTGATTCGCCGCAAACGATGCATCATTCCGGCCGACGGCTTCTACGAATGGCGCAAGGACGGAGGGGACAAGCAGCCGATGCGCATCGTCAAACGGGACCGCAAGCTGTTCAGCATGGCTGGCCTGTACGACACGTGGGTGTCGCCTGCGGGGATTAAGCTAAGTACCTGTACGGTATTGACAACGACGCCCAATGAGCTGATGGAGCCGATTCACGACCGGATGCCGGTCATCTTGAACGAAGGAAGCGAAGCGTTGTGGCTTGATCGTACCGTGCAAAATTACGATCAATTAAATGCCCTGCTCCGCCCCTGCCCGTCCGAGCTGCTTGAAGCCTATCCGGTTTCCAAAACGGTCGGAAGCGTGGCTAACGACGATGCTGCTTGCATCGCGCCTTTATAA
- a CDS encoding DegV family protein has protein sequence MGAIKIMTDSTADVPKRVREQHGIEMVPLKVLFGEDTYLDAVTITNNQFYERLAKSEMLPTTSQPSPVEFMDAYQKVLTAREDTSIISIHLSSALSGTYQSAVLGSTLLETPGDITVIDSKSASYGIGMLVVKAAEMAALGESKEAIVAKVEQMIEDRKLYFLLDTLEYLQKGGRIGKAAALFGSILNIKPILTIDKEGEVTAVDKVRGTKKAMQRIIDLLKNDFGSDPIEMTVGWTHKSELALELAALAQTQLNVRNIRQTEIGSVIGTHAGPGAAALFITRV, from the coding sequence ATGGGTGCGATCAAAATTATGACGGACAGCACGGCCGATGTGCCGAAGCGCGTCCGCGAGCAGCATGGCATCGAAATGGTGCCGCTGAAGGTGCTTTTCGGGGAAGATACGTACTTGGATGCGGTGACCATCACGAACAATCAATTTTACGAGCGCCTCGCGAAATCGGAAATGCTTCCGACGACATCGCAGCCATCACCCGTCGAGTTCATGGACGCTTATCAGAAAGTGCTTACCGCACGTGAGGACACATCCATCATATCCATTCATCTGTCCTCTGCGTTAAGCGGCACTTATCAATCCGCAGTACTCGGCTCGACGCTTCTGGAAACGCCTGGCGATATTACGGTGATCGATTCCAAATCGGCTTCCTACGGCATCGGCATGCTTGTCGTGAAAGCGGCTGAAATGGCGGCGCTCGGCGAGAGCAAAGAAGCGATCGTGGCTAAAGTGGAACAAATGATTGAAGACCGCAAATTGTATTTTTTGCTGGATACGCTTGAATATTTGCAGAAGGGCGGCCGTATCGGCAAAGCCGCCGCGCTGTTCGGCTCGATTCTGAACATTAAGCCGATCCTGACGATCGACAAGGAAGGCGAAGTGACGGCGGTCGATAAGGTGCGCGGCACGAAAAAAGCGATGCAGCGCATCATCGATTTGCTCAAGAACGATTTCGGCAGCGATCCGATCGAAATGACCGTCGGCTGGACGCACAAGAGCGAGCTGGCGCTGGAGCTTGCCGCATTGGCGCAAACCCAGCTGAATGTCCGCAACATCCGTCAAACGGAAATCGGATCGGTAATCGGCACGCACGCAGGCCCGGGCGCCGCTGCTTTATTTATTACACGGGTGTGA
- a CDS encoding DUF2515 family protein, which translates to MEQQQRRTNGASFIRRVVLALREFPVRIAAYVKAKRRARRKSEKLSQHAVRLALKPEHVQELRAAWPECVGAMRDAVAEPALMESYSERERALIHRIQHETETANRNNVTRTEAYRAFYFRCPELHWALLAHMVSRNGGWNMTDLQGDLLPRLLDRSYRKQAFLLLERANALIFQDAYPQLLLYEASRKEGRELFGLLPAFGVSAFMRPVWSQFWRRRDSAVLTTALIVNEQHVIEEPIVQSRYFKEHVLHKPSFLAQAPLQTNAVLMPYGASSEGAMKLAGLVLENFRDMNERIEFGKRLYAILFGIPDVKKGVLAFVRAVPHTGSRADYAPHLFSKQLRSSSSRSYSERLEGCRLKRGARRLSSPQLTEAWQDVPIEIGSRTDWFLEKEAEAVNAVETYFKELPLPDVFEITEEHCSGLNKIELGVLAAQRFKSAAAAVQQKRR; encoded by the coding sequence ATGGAGCAACAGCAACGTCGTACAAACGGGGCGTCCTTTATTAGACGGGTGGTGCTCGCGCTGCGCGAGTTTCCGGTTCGAATCGCGGCATACGTCAAGGCAAAGCGCCGCGCTCGGCGGAAGTCCGAGAAGCTGTCCCAACATGCGGTGCGGCTGGCGCTTAAGCCGGAGCATGTTCAAGAGCTGCGAGCCGCTTGGCCGGAGTGCGTTGGCGCGATGAGAGATGCAGTTGCGGAGCCTGCTCTTATGGAGTCGTATAGCGAGCGTGAACGCGCCCTCATTCATCGAATCCAACATGAAACGGAAACGGCTAACCGGAACAATGTCACGCGTACGGAAGCGTATCGCGCGTTTTATTTTCGCTGTCCCGAGCTGCATTGGGCGCTGCTTGCCCATATGGTATCTCGTAACGGCGGTTGGAATATGACCGATTTGCAAGGCGACCTGCTGCCCCGGCTGCTGGACCGTTCGTACCGGAAGCAGGCGTTTCTGCTGCTGGAACGGGCGAATGCGCTCATTTTTCAGGATGCGTACCCTCAGCTGCTGCTCTATGAAGCGTCGCGAAAGGAAGGACGGGAGCTGTTCGGTTTGCTGCCGGCCTTTGGCGTGTCGGCTTTCATGCGCCCGGTTTGGTCGCAGTTCTGGCGCCGCCGCGATTCGGCGGTGCTGACGACGGCGCTTATCGTGAACGAGCAGCATGTCATCGAAGAGCCGATCGTGCAAAGCCGCTATTTCAAGGAGCACGTGCTGCACAAGCCGTCGTTTCTCGCGCAGGCGCCGCTTCAGACGAATGCGGTGCTCATGCCCTATGGGGCGTCGAGCGAAGGAGCGATGAAGCTGGCGGGTCTGGTGCTGGAAAACTTCCGCGACATGAATGAACGGATCGAGTTCGGCAAACGGCTGTATGCGATTCTGTTTGGCATACCCGATGTGAAGAAAGGCGTGCTGGCGTTTGTGCGGGCGGTTCCCCATACAGGCTCGCGGGCCGACTATGCGCCTCATCTGTTTTCGAAGCAGCTGAGAAGCTCGTCTTCCAGAAGCTACTCGGAGAGGCTGGAAGGCTGCAGATTGAAGCGGGGAGCAAGGCGGCTGTCCAGCCCGCAGCTGACCGAAGCTTGGCAGGACGTTCCCATCGAGATCGGCAGCCGTACGGACTGGTTTCTAGAGAAAGAAGCAGAGGCGGTGAATGCCGTAGAGACGTATTTTAAGGAGCTGCCGCTGCCGGATGTGTTTGAAAT
- a CDS encoding stage VI sporulation protein F, with translation MSYTKYGIKPELVERVKFKMKNPVAKDRIKMLMNGVTKYDLQDRMKVKKLIRTASGILQENLTEQQEEQLIAFVIGQKIDPSNTLHLIKLWAMFR, from the coding sequence ATGAGCTACACGAAATATGGGATTAAGCCCGAGTTGGTCGAACGCGTCAAATTCAAGATGAAAAATCCGGTCGCGAAGGATCGTATCAAGATGCTGATGAACGGCGTGACTAAATATGATTTGCAGGATCGTATGAAGGTCAAGAAGCTGATCAGGACCGCCTCCGGAATTTTGCAGGAAAATTTGACGGAACAACAGGAAGAGCAGCTCATTGCGTTTGTCATCGGCCAAAAAATAGACCCGTCCAATACGCTCCACCTAATCAAGCTGTGGGCGATGTTCCGCTGA
- the rsgA gene encoding ribosome small subunit-dependent GTPase A: MKQPNKPAALTGRIVKALSGYYYVRPLDASSTVEPIQCRARGIFKKRGESPLVGDVVEFEETENGEGAVNRIMPRSSELIRPPVANVDLAVLVFSVTEPALNLQLLDKFLVHIEHAGIDALLCLSKQDLAEDGEDSEEARNAMNDVLRIYEPIGYQVLVTSSRQGEGTSALSERLQGHLAVFAGQSGVGKSSLLNALVPGLTLETNAISNRLGRGKHTTRHVELIDIGGGYVADTPGFSQLDFAELGIEELGSCFREMRELSSSCKFRGCTHIHEPECAVLEALERGEIAPSRHSNYVLFMAEMKEKKRRY; the protein is encoded by the coding sequence ATGAAACAGCCCAATAAACCGGCAGCGTTAACCGGAAGAATCGTAAAAGCATTGAGCGGCTACTATTATGTAAGGCCGCTCGATGCTTCTTCGACCGTGGAGCCGATTCAGTGCAGGGCGCGCGGCATATTCAAGAAACGCGGCGAATCGCCGCTCGTCGGCGATGTCGTCGAATTCGAGGAGACGGAGAACGGCGAAGGCGCCGTCAACCGGATCATGCCGCGCAGCTCCGAGCTGATTCGCCCGCCAGTGGCGAATGTCGACTTGGCCGTGCTGGTATTCTCGGTGACCGAGCCGGCTTTGAATTTGCAGCTGCTGGACAAGTTTCTGGTCCATATCGAGCATGCCGGCATTGATGCGCTGCTTTGCTTAAGCAAGCAGGATTTGGCCGAAGACGGCGAAGACTCGGAAGAGGCGCGCAATGCCATGAACGACGTGCTCCGCATCTACGAGCCGATCGGCTATCAGGTGCTGGTTACGAGCTCTCGGCAGGGCGAAGGCACGTCTGCGCTGTCCGAACGGCTGCAAGGGCATCTCGCCGTATTTGCGGGCCAATCCGGCGTCGGCAAGTCGTCGCTGCTGAACGCGCTCGTTCCGGGCTTGACGCTCGAGACGAACGCAATCAGCAACCGGCTCGGCCGCGGCAAGCATACGACTCGCCATGTCGAGCTGATCGATATCGGCGGCGGCTACGTTGCGGATACGCCCGGCTTCAGCCAGCTTGATTTCGCCGAGCTTGGCATTGAAGAGCTGGGCAGCTGCTTCAGAGAGATGCGCGAGCTCTCCTCGTCCTGCAAATTCAGGGGCTGCACGCATATCCACGAACCGGAGTGCGCCGTGCTGGAAGCGCTGGAGCGAGGCGAAATCGCACCGTCGAGGCACAGCAACTATGTGCTGTTTATGGCGGAAATGAAAGAGAAAAAGCGGAGGTACTGA
- the recG gene encoding ATP-dependent DNA helicase RecG, with product MGMKLDQIPVRQMKGVSAQKEQELHAFGVHTIADLLDYFPFRYEDYRIRSLGETKDGEKATFEGKIIGHPLLQRYGRAKTRLTCKIAIDNILVTAVWFNRHFLQEHLVPGRDIVLTGKWEQHRLQITVSESEFPDKGAARSGTLQPVYSIGGGITQPWIRKLMKQALQQYGPMVEEVLPVELMDKHGLMLRRDAVLHVHQPDDIAQGQAARRRLVYEELFLFQLKLQAYRTLNRKRMDGVAHVVDAESIREFVRTLPFELTDSQKKVVNEILIDMRHPSCMNRLLQGDVGSGKTVVAAIALFATVRAGHQGALMVPTEILAEQHYRSLQKLLGGVGLQVGLLTGSLTEKKRRDVLAGLQMGLIDVIVGTQAIIQDGVNFRSLGLVVTDEQHRFGVNQRSVLRRKGLNPDVLTMTATPIPRTLAITAFGDLDVSTLRERPQGRKPIQTNWVKHSMLDRVLGFIRREVEAGRQCYFICPLIEESDKLDVQNAIDLHVQIQQAFPDLRIGLLHGRLGAAEKDEVMRAFSQNESQVLVATTVVEVGVDVPNATLMIIMDAERFGLSQLHQLRGRVGRGGHQSYCVLIADPKSEIGRERMKIMTETDDGFEVSRRDLELRGPGDFFGTKQSGVPDFKLADMAADFEVLEQARDDAADVTAKPDFWSAAAYARLREVLRKEQLFQGDLLD from the coding sequence ATGGGGATGAAGCTGGATCAAATACCGGTCCGGCAAATGAAAGGCGTGAGCGCTCAGAAGGAACAGGAGCTTCACGCCTTTGGCGTTCATACGATCGCGGATTTGCTGGATTATTTTCCGTTTCGGTATGAAGATTACCGCATTCGGAGCTTAGGGGAAACGAAGGACGGCGAGAAGGCAACTTTTGAGGGCAAAATTATCGGGCATCCGCTGCTGCAGCGGTACGGCCGGGCGAAAACGCGGTTAACGTGCAAGATCGCCATCGATAACATATTGGTGACGGCGGTATGGTTCAATCGGCATTTCCTGCAGGAGCATCTCGTTCCGGGCCGGGATATCGTGCTGACGGGCAAATGGGAGCAGCATCGTTTGCAAATTACAGTATCGGAGTCGGAGTTTCCGGATAAAGGCGCTGCTCGTTCCGGCACGCTGCAGCCGGTCTATTCCATTGGCGGCGGGATCACGCAGCCATGGATTCGGAAGCTGATGAAGCAGGCTCTGCAGCAGTACGGCCCGATGGTGGAAGAAGTACTGCCTGTCGAGCTGATGGACAAGCACGGACTGATGCTGCGGCGAGATGCCGTGCTGCATGTGCATCAGCCGGACGATATCGCGCAAGGCCAAGCGGCGAGGCGCAGGCTGGTCTATGAGGAGCTGTTCCTGTTCCAGCTGAAGCTGCAGGCGTATCGGACGCTGAATCGCAAACGGATGGACGGCGTCGCTCATGTAGTCGACGCGGAGTCGATTCGGGAATTCGTGCGGACGCTGCCGTTCGAGCTGACGGATTCGCAGAAGAAGGTCGTCAACGAAATTTTGATCGATATGCGGCATCCTTCCTGCATGAATAGGCTGCTGCAAGGCGACGTCGGTTCAGGTAAAACCGTCGTCGCGGCGATCGCGCTGTTTGCGACCGTCAGAGCCGGTCATCAGGGGGCGCTCATGGTGCCGACGGAAATACTAGCCGAGCAGCATTACCGCTCGCTACAGAAGCTGCTAGGAGGCGTAGGCTTGCAGGTCGGCCTGCTGACCGGCAGTCTGACGGAGAAAAAACGCCGCGACGTGCTGGCAGGCCTGCAAATGGGACTTATCGACGTCATTGTCGGCACGCAGGCGATCATCCAGGACGGCGTCAACTTCCGCAGCCTTGGTCTTGTCGTGACGGACGAACAGCATCGCTTCGGCGTCAATCAGCGGAGCGTCCTGCGCCGCAAAGGGTTGAATCCCGATGTGCTGACGATGACGGCTACGCCGATTCCGCGAACGCTCGCCATTACGGCGTTTGGCGATTTGGACGTGTCGACGCTGCGCGAGCGACCGCAAGGCCGCAAGCCGATTCAGACCAATTGGGTGAAGCACAGCATGCTGGACCGCGTGCTCGGGTTTATCCGCCGGGAAGTGGAGGCAGGGCGTCAATGTTATTTCATCTGCCCGCTGATCGAGGAATCGGACAAGCTGGACGTGCAAAATGCGATCGACCTGCATGTCCAGATTCAGCAGGCGTTCCCGGACCTGCGCATCGGGCTGCTTCATGGACGTCTCGGGGCTGCGGAGAAGGACGAGGTCATGCGCGCGTTCAGTCAGAACGAGTCGCAGGTGCTCGTCGCCACGACGGTCGTGGAGGTCGGCGTCGACGTTCCGAATGCGACGCTCATGATCATTATGGACGCGGAGCGGTTCGGCTTGTCGCAGCTGCATCAGCTGCGCGGCCGCGTCGGCCGCGGCGGGCACCAATCCTATTGCGTGCTGATCGCGGATCCGAAATCGGAGATCGGGCGGGAACGGATGAAAATCATGACCGAAACCGATGACGGCTTCGAGGTGTCGCGGCGGGATTTGGAGCTGAGGGGTCCAGGCGATTTCTTCGGCACGAAGCAGAGCGGGGTGCCCGACTTTAAGCTGGCCGATATGGCGGCCGATTTCGAGGTGCTGGAGCAGGCCCGCGACGATGCGGCGGACGTAACGGCAAAGCCCGATTTCTGGTCGGCGGCCGCTTATGCGAGACTTCGCGAGGTGCTGCGGAAGGAGCAACTTTTTCAAGGGGATCTATTGGACTAG
- the rpe gene encoding ribulose-phosphate 3-epimerase, which translates to MSIIAPSILSANFATLADEIKDVDRAGADWIHIDVMDGHFVPTLTFGPLVISSVRPATKLVFDVHLMIERPELHIASYVTAGADRITVHAEACVHLHRVIHQIKEAGLPAGVALNPATPISALENVLGDIDMILLMTVNPGFGGQQFIAQSLQKLRQLRQLLESHGLGDMLIQVDGGINAATAPLVREAGANVLVAGNAVFTEQDRAAAIAALR; encoded by the coding sequence ATGTCTATCATAGCACCATCGATACTGTCGGCTAATTTCGCGACACTCGCAGACGAGATTAAAGACGTGGACCGTGCCGGAGCGGATTGGATTCACATTGACGTGATGGATGGCCATTTCGTCCCTACGCTGACGTTCGGCCCGCTTGTCATTAGCTCGGTTCGGCCAGCTACGAAGCTTGTATTCGACGTTCATTTAATGATCGAGCGTCCGGAGCTGCACATTGCTTCGTACGTGACGGCAGGAGCCGACCGCATTACGGTGCATGCCGAAGCATGCGTTCACCTGCACCGCGTCATCCATCAAATCAAAGAAGCCGGCTTGCCGGCGGGCGTGGCGCTGAACCCGGCTACGCCGATCAGCGCGCTGGAGAACGTCCTGGGCGATATCGACATGATTTTGCTCATGACCGTAAACCCGGGCTTCGGCGGCCAGCAGTTCATCGCGCAATCGCTTCAGAAGCTGCGCCAGCTTCGTCAACTGCTCGAGTCGCACGGCTTGGGCGACATGCTGATTCAAGTGGACGGAGGCATTAACGCCGCAACGGCGCCGCTCGTGCGCGAAGCGGGCGCTAACGTGCTCGTCGCGGGCAATGCCGTATTTACCGAGCAAGACCGCGCGGCTGCGATCGCAGCGCTTCGTTAG
- a CDS encoding Asp23/Gls24 family envelope stress response protein — MPLQINSDLGNVFITDHVISVLAGSAALDCYGLVGMASRKQLKDGIAELLGRDNLSRGVEVHRENDLLHIDLYIIVSYGTKISEVAHNIQSKVKYVMNEVVGVKVDVVNIFVQGVRVSR; from the coding sequence ATGCCCCTGCAGATTAATTCGGATCTAGGCAACGTATTTATAACCGACCATGTTATCTCCGTTCTTGCCGGTTCAGCGGCGCTGGATTGTTATGGACTGGTAGGTATGGCTTCAAGGAAGCAGCTGAAAGACGGCATCGCCGAGCTGCTAGGTCGAGATAATTTGTCGCGCGGTGTTGAAGTCCACCGAGAGAACGATTTATTACACATCGATTTGTACATCATCGTTAGCTACGGCACAAAAATTTCCGAGGTCGCACATAACATTCAGTCCAAAGTGAAGTATGTGATGAATGAGGTCGTAGGCGTCAAAGTCGACGTCGTCAATATTTTTGTCCAGGGCGTACGGGTATCTCGGTAG